A window from Aerococcus sp. Group 1 encodes these proteins:
- a CDS encoding transcriptional regulator GutM, giving the protein MSFMIVFGGMALLAYLGQAFLGFLQIKHFNQVYQDLRKQGKVAIGRRSGKVRQGTIVMFAVDDQAKILDAYKMQGVTVLAKFKRLPQYIGQDLYLIDRKHPLVQKENKLTQIAMEDAREVYIRVEIGDYKEEKPQSTFKQLGNFATQMKYTLSNKVKGRG; this is encoded by the coding sequence GTGAGCTTTATGATCGTATTTGGAGGGATGGCCTTACTGGCCTACTTAGGCCAAGCCTTTCTTGGTTTTCTGCAAATCAAACACTTTAACCAAGTTTACCAAGACCTGCGTAAACAAGGCAAAGTCGCCATCGGGAGACGGTCTGGCAAGGTTCGCCAGGGCACGATCGTCATGTTTGCGGTCGATGACCAAGCCAAGATTCTTGATGCCTATAAGATGCAAGGGGTTACAGTTTTGGCTAAATTTAAACGTCTCCCCCAATATATTGGTCAAGATCTCTATCTGATCGATCGCAAGCATCCCTTGGTACAGAAAGAAAATAAATTAACTCAAATTGCCATGGAAGACGCCCGTGAAGTCTACATTCGGGTGGAAATCGGTGACTACAAGGAAGAAAAACCGCAATCCACCTTCAAACAATTAGGCAATTTTGCCACACAGATGAAATACACACTGTCAAATAAAGTTAAAGGACGTGGATAA
- a CDS encoding CaiB/BaiF CoA-transferase family protein produces the protein MIELLKGVKVVDFTTMVAAPAAAKLMADWGADVVKVEAPGGEVLRVLGASMGAPAKPEENPIFDLYNANKKGMTLDLKTEAGLDVMVKLIAWADVFISNVRLESLKKLGLDYETLSAKYPSLVWTHFSGYGLQGDEAGRPGYDMAAYWARGGFVADLSPKGEHPLHLPTGIGDGICGLALLSGTLAALRQAEQTGLGQEVRVSLYGTAIYANGVQVISTQYQDVFPKPYHRPTSPLMHSYRTKDGEIMVIVLPVHDKGYPQLMKLLDREDLIDDDRYATQAAMANPQHKEELTHILEEAFAQFDSQTLSERFLAADITFERARHFEEIAHDPQAQANHYLYDYQFANGHRAQMPTSPVHFSDNLDMPYHAAPLAGADNQAMLKKLGYGEAEIEALKEQGAFGKAKK, from the coding sequence ATGATTGAATTGCTTAAAGGAGTGAAGGTAGTTGACTTTACAACCATGGTGGCAGCGCCGGCAGCGGCTAAGTTAATGGCGGACTGGGGTGCTGATGTGGTGAAAGTGGAGGCTCCCGGTGGGGAAGTCCTCCGTGTCCTTGGAGCGAGTATGGGGGCACCAGCCAAGCCGGAAGAAAATCCAATTTTCGATCTCTATAATGCTAATAAGAAGGGCATGACCTTAGATTTAAAAACTGAAGCCGGCCTAGATGTGATGGTTAAATTGATTGCATGGGCGGATGTTTTTATTTCCAATGTGCGTTTAGAATCGCTCAAGAAGTTAGGCTTAGACTATGAGACTTTGTCTGCTAAGTACCCCTCTTTAGTATGGACCCATTTTTCCGGTTATGGCTTACAGGGAGACGAAGCAGGACGTCCGGGTTACGATATGGCGGCCTATTGGGCTCGTGGAGGCTTTGTGGCGGACCTGTCCCCTAAAGGAGAACACCCTCTCCACCTACCAACAGGGATTGGGGATGGCATTTGTGGCCTAGCACTTCTTAGCGGTACTCTTGCTGCCTTGCGTCAAGCTGAACAGACAGGTCTGGGACAAGAAGTCCGGGTCTCCTTATATGGAACAGCTATTTATGCTAATGGCGTTCAAGTGATTTCCACCCAATATCAAGATGTCTTTCCTAAGCCTTACCACCGGCCAACTAGCCCACTCATGCATTCTTACCGGACTAAGGATGGTGAAATTATGGTCATTGTTCTTCCGGTTCATGATAAGGGGTATCCGCAATTGATGAAGCTATTAGACCGTGAGGACCTGATTGATGATGACCGCTATGCAACTCAAGCGGCTATGGCTAATCCCCAACATAAGGAGGAACTGACTCATATTTTAGAAGAGGCTTTTGCGCAATTTGACAGTCAGACTCTTTCCGAACGCTTTCTAGCTGCTGATATTACTTTTGAACGAGCACGTCACTTTGAAGAAATTGCCCACGACCCTCAAGCTCAGGCCAACCACTATCTCTACGATTACCAATTCGCTAATGGTCATCGGGCGCAAATGCCAACTTCTCCAGTACACTTCTCTGATAATTTGGATATGCCTTACCATGCCGCTCCACTAGCGGGGGCTGATAACCAAGCTATGTTAAAAAAATTGGGTTATGGAGAAGCAGAAATTGAAGCTTTGAAAGAACAGGGCGCTTTCGGAAAAGCTAAAAAGTAG
- a CDS encoding PTS sugar transporter subunit IIA, with amino-acid sequence MTLVDRWYEILNNLYMHPKISQAEFEAGLKTSRQTLKKNIQLLNQELEGIATITLEDKVYHLTIEDFAAFKKILAGKFRQETDFNSSNKRQAYILKELIEDQEPVIIDDLAEVTMVSRGTVNNDINHLRQILSDYNLTIVGTPNKGLTLEGDELDIRTAYVNIVLSYFKEDQFIIKDKTHLLNLAPNFNMTNFTKDLLLKVVYVTLLRVRQGHGLMSEMPHYQNFLQGQEDYEVFIAEIEDYFNLTLSHYEYQYLAYPFNIYNKEDIVPDSFNSAFVDQVYQKVLQAIQRDLAIEFDQEKLYQAMRNHLIFLIHRLLFRVNSDDLFFHEVQQQYPLSFTLAEITGQVLEEVLDREVPGIELSYLSLYFELVISRQVSLKSQKIAIVCHTGKGTARLIKMQIQRILGTSLELSTFSEGEFSQEDPSQYFAIFTTIPLDKAKIKRPIIQLDNLFDESYIRSQWYSVQRHNPLFSQLVYLDFVTLDQGESYEDLLRVMTDQVIEETGISSDFQQAIFDREAISDTVFDQGIAMPHTVVDDFGQIILLIGQVEADIQEKGRPIDLVFLLGIPSQTNQVMDELLINIYEAIFSVANNQDLKALLKTTHSLEDIQDILQGDDGL; translated from the coding sequence ATGACACTTGTTGATCGTTGGTATGAAATTTTAAATAATTTATATATGCACCCCAAAATTTCCCAAGCGGAGTTTGAAGCGGGGCTGAAGACAAGTCGCCAAACCTTAAAAAAGAACATCCAACTTCTTAACCAGGAGCTGGAAGGGATTGCCACAATCACATTAGAAGATAAGGTCTATCATTTGACTATTGAAGATTTTGCTGCTTTCAAGAAAATTCTGGCAGGGAAATTTCGCCAAGAGACCGACTTTAATTCTTCGAATAAGCGGCAAGCCTATATCCTTAAAGAGCTGATTGAAGACCAAGAGCCAGTCATTATTGATGACCTGGCTGAAGTGACCATGGTTAGTCGTGGGACGGTGAATAATGATATCAACCACCTCCGCCAAATCCTGTCTGACTACAATCTCACCATTGTGGGGACGCCCAATAAGGGCTTGACCCTGGAGGGCGATGAGCTCGATATCCGAACGGCCTACGTTAATATTGTGCTTTCTTACTTCAAGGAAGACCAATTTATTATAAAAGATAAGACGCATTTGTTGAATTTGGCCCCTAATTTTAATATGACCAATTTTACCAAGGATTTACTCTTAAAAGTTGTTTATGTCACTCTACTCCGTGTCCGTCAAGGGCACGGTTTGATGAGTGAGATGCCTCATTACCAGAATTTCTTACAAGGACAAGAAGACTACGAAGTCTTTATTGCTGAAATTGAAGATTATTTCAACCTCACCCTAAGTCATTATGAATACCAGTACTTGGCCTATCCTTTTAATATTTACAATAAGGAAGACATTGTGCCGGATAGCTTTAACTCAGCCTTTGTTGACCAGGTTTACCAAAAAGTGCTCCAAGCGATTCAACGTGACTTAGCTATTGAATTTGACCAGGAAAAGTTATACCAAGCTATGCGCAATCATTTAATATTTCTTATTCATCGCTTGTTATTCCGGGTCAATAGTGATGATCTCTTCTTCCATGAAGTCCAGCAACAATACCCGCTATCCTTCACCCTGGCAGAGATTACTGGCCAGGTCTTGGAAGAAGTCTTAGACCGTGAGGTACCAGGCATTGAGCTGTCTTACCTGAGTCTTTACTTCGAATTGGTCATCAGCCGGCAAGTGAGTTTGAAAAGTCAAAAAATTGCCATTGTGTGTCACACCGGTAAGGGGACAGCTCGTTTGATCAAGATGCAGATTCAACGCATCTTAGGGACCAGTTTAGAGCTATCCACTTTCTCAGAAGGGGAGTTTAGCCAGGAAGATCCTAGTCAATACTTTGCCATCTTCACGACGATTCCCCTGGATAAGGCCAAGATCAAACGGCCCATCATCCAGTTAGATAACTTATTCGATGAGTCCTATATCCGCTCACAGTGGTATAGTGTCCAACGGCATAATCCTCTCTTCTCCCAGTTGGTTTACTTGGACTTTGTTACTTTAGACCAAGGGGAAAGTTACGAAGACTTGCTCCGAGTGATGACTGACCAGGTGATTGAAGAGACTGGGATTTCATCGGATTTCCAACAAGCTATTTTTGACCGGGAGGCCATTAGTGATACGGTCTTTGACCAGGGGATCGCCATGCCGCATACAGTGGTTGATGATTTTGGTCAGATTATCCTATTGATCGGCCAAGTGGAAGCCGATATCCAAGAAAAGGGTCGGCCCATTGACCTGGTCTTTCTCTTAGGAATTCCTAGTCAGACCAACCAAGTCATGGATGAGTTACTGATTAATATCTATGAAGCTATTTTTTCGGTGGCTAACAACCAGGACTTAAAGGCCTTATTAAAAACTACGCATTCGCTGGAAGACATTCAAGATATTTTACAAGGAGATGACGGATTGTGA
- a CDS encoding SDR family oxidoreductase, producing MENWLGIEGKVVIVTGASSGIGAAVVEELLNDGCKVANFDISDNHVEHDNLLFVQTDVSSRENVEASVQKVVDHFGTVDAVVNNAGINVPRLLVDPKDPKGKYELNDELFDKMVAINQKGVFLVAQAVGRILVDKGQGVIINMGSESGLEGSEGQSPYAATKAAVYSFTRSWSKELGKHNVRVVGVAPGILEATGLRTLAYEESLSYTRGITVDDLRAGYSKTTTTPLGRSGKLSEVADAVAYLISDRASYITGVTLNVAGGKTRG from the coding sequence ATGGAAAATTGGTTAGGTATTGAAGGTAAAGTGGTTATTGTCACAGGGGCTTCCTCAGGGATTGGGGCAGCCGTGGTGGAAGAACTCTTGAATGATGGCTGTAAGGTAGCCAACTTTGACATTTCAGATAACCATGTCGAACACGACAACTTACTCTTCGTTCAAACCGACGTGTCATCACGAGAAAATGTAGAAGCCAGTGTCCAAAAAGTGGTGGACCACTTCGGTACTGTGGACGCTGTGGTTAATAATGCTGGGATTAATGTGCCCCGTTTATTAGTTGATCCTAAAGATCCTAAAGGAAAATATGAATTAAATGATGAATTATTTGATAAAATGGTAGCTATCAATCAAAAAGGTGTCTTCTTGGTTGCCCAAGCGGTGGGTCGGATCTTAGTAGACAAGGGTCAAGGCGTGATTATCAATATGGGGTCTGAATCAGGACTGGAAGGTTCCGAAGGCCAAAGCCCTTATGCAGCAACGAAAGCAGCAGTTTACTCCTTCACCCGGTCATGGTCTAAGGAATTAGGTAAGCATAATGTGCGCGTGGTTGGTGTAGCACCTGGGATTTTGGAAGCAACTGGTTTGAGAACTTTAGCTTATGAAGAATCACTTTCTTATACTAGAGGGATTACTGTGGACGACCTCCGTGCAGGTTATTCAAAGACCACAACAACGCCACTAGGCCGCAGCGGGAAACTGAGTGAAGTCGCTGATGCGGTAGCTTACTTAATCTCTGACCGTGCTTCTTATATCACAGGCGTAACCCTCAATGTCGCTGGAGGCAAAACAAGAGGCTAG
- a CDS encoding PTS glucitol/sorbitol transporter subunit IIC, translated as MEYIVKFAEGFMNLFQTGADNFIAWMGSIVPLVLMLMVAMNAVINLLGEERVTSLARVASKNVFTRYMILPFVSAFMLGNPMSMTMGRFLPEFYKPGYIAAQMQFCHTSNGVFPHINPGELFVWLGVAQGIEALGLNQMELAIRYLLVGLVMNFVGGWVTDFITARVCKQQGITLSKTVDGDIN; from the coding sequence ATGGAATATATTGTTAAATTTGCGGAAGGGTTCATGAACCTCTTCCAAACCGGTGCCGATAACTTCATCGCCTGGATGGGGTCCATTGTTCCCCTAGTATTAATGTTAATGGTTGCCATGAACGCTGTGATTAACCTCTTAGGGGAAGAACGCGTGACCAGCTTAGCCCGGGTGGCCTCTAAGAATGTCTTTACCCGTTACATGATCCTACCCTTTGTGTCTGCCTTTATGTTAGGGAACCCCATGTCAATGACTATGGGACGTTTCCTGCCTGAATTCTATAAACCCGGTTACATTGCCGCACAAATGCAATTCTGCCACACATCCAACGGGGTCTTCCCTCATATTAACCCTGGTGAATTATTCGTTTGGCTAGGGGTTGCCCAAGGGATTGAAGCTTTAGGCTTGAACCAAATGGAACTAGCGATTCGTTACCTCTTAGTGGGGTTAGTGATGAACTTTGTTGGTGGTTGGGTCACCGACTTTATCACCGCGCGTGTATGTAAACAACAAGGGATTACCCTTTCAAAAACCGTTGATGGGGACATTAATTAA
- the mazE gene encoding type II toxin-antitoxin system PemI/MazE family antitoxin: protein MEVKVRQVGSSMVVTVPSYFNIAEGKKFSVECLDNGAIVYTPVKENIFENPDILKFADDCKQTDLLLEEDIE from the coding sequence ATGGAAGTAAAAGTTAGACAGGTTGGGAGCTCAATGGTAGTGACGGTGCCCTCTTACTTTAATATTGCCGAAGGGAAGAAATTTTCTGTGGAATGTCTTGATAATGGTGCCATTGTGTATACTCCAGTTAAAGAGAATATTTTTGAAAATCCAGATATTTTAAAATTTGCTGACGATTGTAAACAAACTGATCTTTTACTGGAAGAAGATATCGAATAA
- a CDS encoding type 1 glutamine amidotransferase domain-containing protein: MAKIASIMTDLFEDSEYTSPKEALEAAGHQVVPVGLEKGATVTGKSDGTEVEIEVGIDTAKGEDFDALLIPGGYSPDKIRKYEDVLNFVRHFAYRHKPIFSICHAPQLLVNADVLHGKDITSVAQVAVDVKNAGANYFDEEVVIDSSGLISSRTPDDLPAFNKAIVDALK, from the coding sequence ATGGCAAAAATTGCAAGTATTATGACCGACCTCTTCGAAGATTCTGAATACACCTCACCAAAGGAAGCGCTCGAAGCAGCTGGTCATCAAGTGGTTCCTGTCGGTTTAGAAAAAGGCGCTACCGTAACCGGTAAGAGTGATGGAACCGAGGTGGAAATTGAAGTGGGCATTGACACCGCCAAGGGCGAAGACTTCGACGCCTTACTGATTCCTGGTGGCTACTCCCCAGATAAAATCCGTAAGTATGAAGACGTTTTAAACTTTGTCCGTCACTTCGCTTACAGACATAAACCCATCTTCTCTATCTGCCACGCCCCACAACTTTTAGTCAACGCGGATGTGCTCCACGGTAAAGACATTACCTCCGTTGCCCAAGTTGCTGTTGACGTGAAGAATGCCGGTGCCAACTACTTTGATGAAGAAGTGGTGATCGACTCCTCTGGTTTAATCTCCAGTCGGACCCCAGATGACCTTCCTGCCTTCAACAAAGCCATTGTAGACGCTTTAAAATAG
- a CDS encoding HAD family phosphatase — translation MLDSKKIKLVIFDLDGTLVDTEKIYHAGWRHVLKDYGVSISQEILDQMRGGNRQHNNHIIQNLLGGNEDLAKKAREKRNVYFKYAISEGKIDRKDGALELLKYLKEKAIPIAVATSSPQDRGESVLKSSGLMSYIDFAIYGDQVEGGKPNPDIYLKVLEHYQLNGQKAVAFEDSLNGLLASTRAKIPTYYVPEVPLKDEDLEQIDEAYLVGVYASLIEVKNELEK, via the coding sequence ATGCTTGATAGTAAGAAGATAAAATTAGTCATTTTTGACCTCGATGGCACCTTAGTAGATACAGAGAAGATATACCACGCTGGTTGGCGCCATGTCTTAAAGGATTATGGGGTAAGTATTAGCCAGGAAATCCTGGATCAGATGCGGGGAGGAAACCGCCAACACAATAATCATATTATTCAAAATCTCTTAGGCGGAAATGAAGACTTAGCTAAGAAAGCAAGAGAAAAACGGAACGTTTACTTTAAATATGCTATTAGTGAGGGGAAAATTGACCGTAAAGATGGAGCTTTAGAACTATTGAAATATCTAAAAGAAAAAGCCATCCCAATTGCTGTGGCGACTTCTTCACCACAAGATCGCGGAGAAAGCGTCTTAAAAAGCAGTGGTCTAATGTCATATATCGATTTTGCAATTTACGGTGATCAGGTTGAAGGTGGCAAACCAAATCCCGATATTTATCTCAAAGTCTTAGAACATTACCAATTAAACGGGCAAAAAGCAGTTGCTTTTGAAGATTCTTTGAATGGTTTACTGGCAAGTACCCGGGCTAAGATTCCTACTTATTATGTGCCAGAAGTTCCACTAAAGGATGAAGACTTGGAACAGATAGATGAAGCCTATTTAGTCGGTGTTTATGCTTCTTTAATAGAAGTAAAAAATGAATTAGAAAAATAA
- a CDS encoding PTS glucitol/sorbitol transporter subunit IIA, which yields MTIYQTEVKNIGADAELFKSENMIILFGEDAPADLADYCYNIDVNPIQGTIEAGQTISFDDQDYKITAVGSVVEKNLTDLGHISVRFDNSTEADLAGTIYVEHKELPEITIGTKVTIH from the coding sequence ATGACTATTTATCAAACAGAAGTAAAAAATATTGGTGCCGATGCTGAATTATTTAAAAGTGAAAACATGATCATCCTCTTTGGAGAAGACGCCCCCGCTGATTTAGCTGACTATTGCTATAATATCGACGTTAATCCTATCCAAGGGACTATTGAAGCAGGGCAAACCATCTCCTTTGATGACCAAGACTATAAAATCACTGCTGTTGGTAGCGTCGTAGAGAAGAACCTGACTGACTTAGGCCACATCTCCGTACGCTTCGATAATTCCACTGAAGCGGACTTAGCCGGAACCATCTATGTGGAACACAAAGAGCTTCCAGAAATTACCATTGGTACCAAAGTAACGATTCACTAA
- a CDS encoding PTS glucitol/sorbitol transporter subunit IIB: protein MSEYKSIKIVKGSGGFGGPLVITPTEEKHKFIYVVGGGERPAIVDRIEELSGMEAVNGFKTSIPDEEIALAIIDCGGTLRCGIYPKKGIPTVNIIATGKSGPLAQYITEEIYVSNVGINQIGLADGSQEPVSEVAASQAADQAEGSGEKAGYDTSKKITEQTENPSFIAKIGMGAGKIVAVFNQSAREAIETMLHTVIPFMAFVSLLIGLIQGSGVGDWIARALTPLAGNGIGLVVIGFVCSLPFLSPLLGPGAVISQIVGTLIGVEIGKGNIPPQLALPALFAINTQNGCDFIPVGLGLAEASSETVEVGVPAILYSRFLNGVPRVLVAWLASIGLYS from the coding sequence ATGAGTGAATACAAAAGCATAAAAATTGTTAAAGGGTCAGGTGGCTTCGGTGGTCCCCTAGTCATCACCCCAACTGAAGAAAAACACAAATTCATTTATGTGGTTGGTGGCGGCGAACGTCCAGCCATTGTGGACCGTATTGAAGAACTTTCTGGGATGGAAGCGGTTAACGGTTTTAAAACCTCGATTCCTGATGAAGAAATTGCCCTAGCTATTATTGACTGTGGAGGAACCCTCCGCTGCGGGATCTATCCCAAGAAGGGGATTCCTACCGTTAATATTATCGCTACTGGGAAGTCCGGTCCTCTTGCCCAATACATCACTGAAGAGATCTATGTCTCCAATGTTGGCATCAACCAAATTGGCCTAGCCGATGGGAGTCAAGAACCAGTTAGTGAAGTAGCGGCTAGCCAAGCAGCTGACCAAGCGGAAGGCAGTGGAGAAAAGGCTGGCTACGACACCTCCAAGAAGATTACCGAACAAACTGAAAATCCTAGCTTTATCGCTAAAATCGGGATGGGTGCTGGTAAAATTGTTGCCGTCTTCAACCAATCCGCCCGGGAAGCCATTGAAACCATGTTACATACCGTGATTCCTTTCATGGCCTTTGTTTCCTTACTGATTGGACTTATCCAAGGGTCAGGGGTTGGTGACTGGATCGCCCGGGCCCTAACCCCACTGGCTGGGAATGGTATTGGTTTAGTAGTCATTGGTTTTGTCTGCTCCCTCCCATTCTTATCACCATTACTCGGACCGGGAGCGGTAATCAGCCAAATCGTTGGGACCTTAATTGGGGTGGAAATTGGTAAGGGCAATATTCCTCCACAACTAGCCCTACCTGCTCTCTTTGCCATCAATACCCAAAACGGTTGTGACTTTATCCCGGTTGGTTTAGGTTTAGCTGAAGCTTCTTCTGAAACCGTTGAAGTCGGCGTGCCTGCTATCCTCTACTCCCGTTTCCTAAACGGTGTACCTCGTGTCCTAGTGGCATGGTTAGCAAGTATTGGCCTTTATAGCTAA
- a CDS encoding fructose-6-phosphate aldolase: MKLVLDTANLDKIKDYVAYLPVEGVTTNPSILKKAGKIDVVERLNAIQEVIGADKDLHVQVVAKDYQGIVKDAHDILEAVNDRVCVKIPVNKEGLQAIKTLKAEGVRITATGIYSKIQALLAAELGADFLAPYVNRMLNLDTDPYEVISSVSYQLARTNSATEILAASFKNINQVTSALEAGAQYVTVGDDVVDKFVDNANIQKAVTDFSADWTAIHERDSFV; this comes from the coding sequence ATGAAACTTGTTTTAGATACCGCCAACTTAGATAAAATCAAAGACTATGTGGCCTATTTACCTGTAGAGGGCGTCACCACCAACCCCAGCATCTTGAAGAAGGCAGGTAAAATTGATGTGGTCGAACGACTGAATGCCATCCAAGAAGTGATTGGTGCCGATAAAGACCTCCATGTCCAAGTGGTGGCTAAGGATTACCAAGGCATTGTGAAGGATGCCCATGATATCTTAGAAGCGGTTAATGACCGAGTATGTGTGAAAATTCCAGTGAATAAGGAAGGCTTGCAGGCCATCAAAACCTTAAAGGCAGAAGGTGTCCGCATTACCGCTACCGGCATCTATTCTAAAATCCAAGCCCTCCTAGCTGCCGAACTGGGGGCTGATTTCCTCGCGCCTTATGTGAACCGCATGCTCAATTTAGATACCGACCCCTACGAAGTGATTTCTTCCGTATCTTATCAATTAGCACGGACCAATAGTGCAACCGAAATTCTTGCAGCCTCCTTTAAGAATATTAACCAAGTGACCAGCGCCCTAGAAGCTGGGGCTCAATACGTGACCGTTGGGGACGACGTTGTGGATAAATTTGTGGATAACGCCAACATTCAAAAAGCGGTCACTGACTTTTCTGCCGACTGGACCGCTATCCATGAACGGGATAGTTTTGTTTAA
- a CDS encoding nitronate monooxygenase family protein has product MNRVCELLNIEYPIFQGSMAGVAEAPLAGAVSEAGGLGVIATAGRKGDWLREQIKAVREITDKTFAVNLMLMSHNTEEIMEVIIDEGIKVVTTGAGNAAPLIAPLHEAGIKVVPVVANARQAKKMEEAGADAVVCEGTEAGGHVGEVTTMPLARAVIAAVDIPVIIAGGISDGHGLAAAFALGGEGVQLGTVFCASEEAPIAQGYKEAIVNCGLTDTVVVGRSIGAPVRLIQNDMVAKLQEEIDNGSTRDEFEKSNLQMLLTAITKGDTENGIVTIGQVAGNITEIRPVKEIIDSIVEEARQALKNMPSI; this is encoded by the coding sequence ATGAACCGAGTTTGTGAACTATTAAATATTGAATACCCAATTTTCCAAGGTTCCATGGCAGGTGTAGCGGAAGCTCCCCTAGCTGGCGCTGTTTCTGAAGCGGGTGGTTTAGGAGTTATCGCCACTGCTGGCCGCAAGGGTGACTGGTTACGTGAACAAATCAAAGCTGTTCGCGAAATCACTGACAAGACTTTTGCTGTTAACTTAATGTTAATGTCTCATAATACTGAAGAAATCATGGAAGTCATCATTGACGAAGGGATTAAGGTAGTTACCACTGGTGCGGGTAATGCCGCACCTTTGATTGCGCCTTTACATGAAGCGGGGATTAAAGTGGTTCCGGTTGTGGCTAACGCCCGTCAAGCCAAGAAAATGGAAGAAGCTGGCGCTGATGCCGTGGTCTGTGAAGGGACCGAAGCAGGAGGCCACGTTGGTGAAGTAACCACCATGCCTTTAGCCCGTGCCGTGATTGCTGCTGTGGATATTCCTGTGATTATTGCTGGTGGGATTTCTGACGGCCATGGTTTAGCAGCTGCCTTTGCTCTCGGTGGTGAAGGGGTTCAACTAGGGACTGTCTTCTGTGCCAGTGAAGAAGCGCCAATTGCTCAAGGGTACAAGGAAGCCATTGTTAACTGTGGTTTAACCGATACCGTGGTTGTGGGCCGTTCTATTGGGGCACCCGTTCGTTTAATCCAAAACGACATGGTCGCTAAACTCCAAGAAGAAATCGACAACGGCTCTACCCGTGACGAATTCGAAAAATCCAACCTCCAAATGTTACTGACCGCCATCACTAAGGGGGACACCGAAAACGGTATCGTTACCATCGGTCAAGTAGCCGGTAACATCACCGAAATTCGCCCAGTCAAAGAAATTATTGACTCCATCGTTGAAGAAGCCCGTCAAGCTCTGAAAAATATGCCGAGTATCTAA